Proteins from one Chroococcidiopsis sp. CCMEE 29 genomic window:
- a CDS encoding transposase, with amino-acid sequence MKQTLTLVCKLQPSEKQVAKIEATLKAFADACNYANQVVKPAITSKRTIQSLVYDSIREQFGLSANLAVRVCARVGANRKTAKVKGKPVKAFKPTSADYDARIFAFREKDWSASLTLNGGREHIKLQVANYQMGKLKGRTPTSAQLCKHTDGLYYLHIQLTDVAPEPIRSNKVIGVDFGRRDIAVTNHGDRWDGKQIKDTRDKFARVRASLQQKASQGTKSTRKGCRRALKRLSGRERKYQTWLNHTISKAIIADAKAKNAIVAIEDLTGIRERTNQKPRNKTERRRSNSWAFYQLRQFLEYKGVAVGVEVIAVPPAYTSQTCHQCLHIGLRLDKIFKCGNCSWHGDADFNAANVISLLGGAFVSLPERSVLACSLNELQARAKAPRL; translated from the coding sequence ATGAAACAAACTCTGACACTGGTTTGCAAACTTCAACCGTCTGAAAAACAGGTCGCTAAAATCGAAGCAACCTTGAAGGCGTTTGCGGATGCTTGCAACTATGCCAATCAGGTTGTCAAACCTGCTATTACCAGCAAGAGAACAATTCAATCTTTGGTTTACGACTCTATTAGAGAGCAGTTCGGACTGAGTGCAAACTTGGCTGTCAGGGTTTGTGCCAGAGTTGGGGCTAACCGCAAGACTGCCAAAGTTAAAGGCAAGCCTGTTAAGGCATTTAAACCAACCAGTGCTGACTATGATGCTCGCATCTTCGCTTTTAGGGAGAAAGATTGGAGCGCTAGTTTGACCCTGAATGGCGGACGAGAGCATATCAAGCTCCAAGTCGCCAACTACCAGATGGGCAAGCTTAAAGGCAGGACACCGACTAGCGCCCAACTGTGCAAGCACACAGACGGGTTGTACTACCTGCACATACAGTTGACAGATGTTGCTCCAGAGCCGATCAGATCTAATAAAGTAATCGGGGTTGACTTTGGGCGGCGGGATATAGCAGTAACCAATCATGGGGATAGGTGGGACGGAAAACAGATAAAAGATACTAGAGACAAGTTTGCCAGGGTTCGAGCTTCGCTCCAGCAAAAAGCTTCGCAAGGCACAAAATCGACTCGCAAAGGATGTAGGCGAGCGTTGAAACGGCTGTCGGGGAGAGAGCGCAAGTATCAAACCTGGCTGAACCATACAATCAGCAAAGCTATCATTGCTGATGCCAAAGCCAAAAACGCGATTGTCGCTATTGAGGACTTGACGGGCATCCGTGAACGAACCAATCAAAAGCCTAGAAACAAGACTGAACGTAGACGCTCTAACTCTTGGGCGTTCTACCAGTTGCGGCAATTCCTTGAGTACAAAGGAGTTGCCGTAGGCGTTGAGGTGATAGCTGTGCCACCCGCGTATACAAGTCAGACCTGCCATCAATGCCTGCACATTGGCTTGAGGTTGGACAAGATTTTTAAGTGTGGCAACTGCTCTTGGCATGGGGATGCTGATTTCAACGCGGCAAACGTAATTTCTCTTCTTGGGGGAGCCTTTGTAAGCCTTCCCGAACGCTCGGTACTGGCTTGTTCTTTGAATGAGCTACAGGCTAGGGCGAAAGCCCCGCGACTTTAG
- a CDS encoding MFS transporter yields the protein MRTFTIIWFGQLVSTISSYMTEFALILWAWHLTGSATPLALVGFFSQLPRISITFIAGIIVDRFNRKFLMILGDTIAVLATGAIALLFLTDHLQLWHLYVTSAVTGSFSQLQQLAYSTSITLIVPEQHYTRANSIGSMVHYGSAIVAPALAGVLYPKIGLLGLLLIDGITFVVAIATLLSIQIPRIHTNDDLQPSDSIWKQLGFGFHFIWSNPGLRALLITTALFWFAHDLGGAVYDPMILARTEGNATILGSTASAAGIGGVTGALIISVWGGPKHRIDGMLFGFMGAGISKTVFGLGRSPLVWLPAQFCSSLNFPLLGSSETAIWMMKVSPALQGRVFAANSLVIQAVSASALLIAGLLADQAFEPALEKGGSLTPLFSSTIGAGTGTGTALLYIMTSISLILIGLGGFLLPTLRRIEQN from the coding sequence GTGCGTACTTTTACAATTATCTGGTTCGGTCAACTGGTATCCACCATTAGCAGCTACATGACCGAGTTTGCCCTCATCCTCTGGGCTTGGCACCTAACCGGATCGGCAACACCTCTAGCACTTGTTGGCTTCTTTTCGCAACTGCCGCGCATTTCCATTACCTTCATTGCCGGAATCATTGTTGATCGCTTCAACCGCAAGTTTTTAATGATATTGGGAGATACCATTGCGGTTCTGGCAACGGGAGCGATCGCCCTCTTATTTCTCACAGATCATTTGCAACTCTGGCATCTCTACGTGACAAGTGCGGTGACGGGTAGTTTCTCGCAGCTCCAACAACTCGCCTATTCCACTTCCATCACTTTGATTGTTCCTGAGCAGCACTACACCCGCGCTAACAGTATAGGCTCGATGGTGCATTATGGCTCTGCGATCGTGGCTCCTGCCCTAGCGGGTGTTCTCTATCCTAAAATCGGACTGTTGGGACTGTTGCTAATTGACGGCATTACCTTTGTAGTGGCGATCGCCACCCTACTCTCTATTCAAATTCCTAGAATACATACCAATGACGATTTGCAACCCTCAGATTCAATCTGGAAACAACTTGGATTTGGCTTCCATTTCATCTGGAGCAATCCAGGCTTACGAGCGTTACTCATTACGACTGCACTGTTCTGGTTTGCCCATGATCTAGGTGGCGCAGTCTATGATCCGATGATCCTCGCTCGTACTGAAGGCAACGCCACTATTTTAGGAAGTACCGCATCGGCGGCAGGTATTGGGGGTGTTACCGGAGCTTTAATTATCAGCGTATGGGGTGGTCCAAAACACCGAATTGATGGGATGCTTTTCGGCTTTATGGGAGCAGGAATCAGCAAAACTGTGTTTGGTTTGGGACGATCGCCTCTTGTTTGGCTCCCTGCTCAATTTTGTTCTTCGCTTAATTTTCCGCTCTTAGGCAGTTCCGAAACCGCAATCTGGATGATGAAAGTGTCGCCCGCTTTGCAGGGACGAGTATTTGCCGCGAATTCTTTGGTAATTCAAGCGGTATCGGCGAGCGCCCTCCTTATCGCTGGACTATTAGCCGATCAAGCATTTGAGCCTGCGCTTGAGAAAGGTGGAAGTCTTACACCGCTGTTCAGTTCTACTATTGGAGCAGGTACAGGGACCGGTACAGCACTTCTATACATCATGACCTCGATCAGTCTGATTCTAATTGGGCTGGGAGGATTTCTCTTGCCTACTTTGCGACGGATAGAACAAAATTAG
- a CDS encoding DUF1636 domain-containing protein, with the protein MSNPILFVCKSCSLTEQDTEEGNPSDGTLLLNQLLTLHQHWSRQAELEIQPVGCLLTCSQACAVALQCANKCTYLFTHLPPLESAEALMQFSELYLDSTYGNIPWIKIPEVLKTETIARIPFAGQVMEDED; encoded by the coding sequence ATGTCCAATCCGATTCTTTTTGTATGTAAGTCATGTAGTTTGACTGAGCAAGATACTGAAGAAGGGAACCCTTCGGATGGTACTTTATTGCTCAACCAATTACTCACCCTGCATCAACATTGGTCACGGCAAGCTGAGCTAGAGATTCAACCAGTAGGCTGTTTATTGACCTGTAGCCAGGCTTGTGCTGTTGCACTCCAGTGCGCGAATAAATGCACCTATCTATTCACCCATTTACCGCCTTTAGAGAGTGCCGAGGCTCTGATGCAGTTTAGCGAACTGTATCTCGACAGTACTTATGGAAATATTCCCTGGATAAAGATTCCTGAGGTACTGAAGACTGAAACGATCGCCCGAATTCCGTTTGCAGGTCAAGTGATGGAAGATGAGGACTAG
- a CDS encoding iron-siderophore ABC transporter substrate-binding protein, translating into MKRPVLLHWRSLFLTLLLSTLTACHSQPPAANSPASSLSVQASDTNPACKIINHAWGETELCGRPQRIIALDPHALDLLLSLDIQPIGYAEDSRAVVGSPALGQTVDSVKYLGDRLHHPPIHVGTWQSPSLETMLRLQPDLILSGYLDQSQYKNFSQIAPTLIPIDDWISPKQWQENLLVLGQILGQEGKAQQMIDAYEQNINATRTELTQTDRRNVLLLSMTGLDYIGIFNNETFAGAILEDLGFELVVPKQLIAKNREIVISLETLPQFKPDLIIVMASGDSQVDQVKQVWASNSILRSLPAYQNNQVYFVDYQLWSRIQGAIAAELVIAQVREMLLSKNEV; encoded by the coding sequence ATGAAACGACCTGTTTTACTCCATTGGCGATCGCTTTTTCTTACACTCCTGCTCTCTACCCTCACCGCCTGCCATTCCCAACCACCTGCGGCGAATTCACCGGCATCATCTTTATCCGTTCAAGCCAGTGATACAAATCCTGCTTGTAAGATCATCAACCATGCCTGGGGAGAAACCGAACTGTGTGGACGACCACAACGCATCATTGCTCTCGATCCTCATGCTTTGGACTTACTGCTCTCTTTAGACATTCAACCCATTGGTTATGCCGAAGATAGCCGCGCTGTTGTAGGTTCTCCAGCATTAGGACAGACGGTGGATAGCGTGAAGTATTTGGGCGATCGCCTGCATCATCCACCGATTCATGTGGGCACCTGGCAATCGCCTTCTCTGGAAACCATGCTGCGGTTGCAACCCGACCTCATTCTCAGCGGATATTTAGATCAATCTCAGTACAAAAATTTTTCCCAAATTGCACCCACCCTGATCCCAATTGACGACTGGATTTCTCCCAAACAATGGCAGGAGAACTTACTGGTTTTAGGGCAAATTCTGGGTCAGGAGGGAAAAGCCCAACAGATGATTGATGCCTACGAGCAAAACATAAATGCGACGAGAACTGAATTAACACAAACTGATCGTCGAAATGTTTTGCTGTTGTCGATGACCGGATTAGACTACATCGGTATTTTTAACAATGAAACGTTTGCAGGAGCAATTTTAGAAGATTTGGGCTTTGAACTTGTAGTTCCGAAGCAATTGATTGCAAAGAATAGAGAAATTGTTATTTCTCTGGAAACGCTGCCCCAATTTAAGCCGGATCTGATTATTGTAATGGCTAGTGGAGATAGCCAGGTCGATCAGGTGAAACAAGTATGGGCAAGCAATTCAATTTTGCGATCGCTTCCGGCTTATCAAAACAATCAAGTTTATTTTGTAGATTATCAACTGTGGAGCCGCATTCAGGGCGCGATCGCGGCTGAGCTAGTAATTGCTCAAGTTCGAGAGATGTTGCTTAGTAAAAACGAGGTTTAA
- a CDS encoding iron-siderophore ABC transporter substrate-binding protein, which yields MVNIFRWLKLILLVILTFSVVSACRSHSVQVAPSPVAADCHMIQHALGKTCVPNQPQRVIALSVPTLGDALALGVKPSASIVYFDNPPPYLAGHLESIEILGKEEQPNIEKILVLKPDLIIGIKHSTEAIYNQLSQIAPTVVDDWEGYPSWQDHFNFVAEVLGKTEEAKQVWANYHQRIDSLKTALGNRLQDLEISFVHICCGTIDIDLKNSFNGSILADVGVRRPPAQAVSIAGGITLLSEERLMDIDGDILFVATAGEESTQKLAALKQKPLWKNLRAVQHDRVYPVNYPTWRGGNPLAADAVIDDLFKYLVNGAQPI from the coding sequence ATGGTCAATATCTTCCGCTGGCTTAAGTTGATTTTGCTGGTCATCCTCACCTTCAGCGTAGTGTCAGCCTGTAGGAGTCATTCAGTTCAAGTTGCCCCCTCTCCTGTGGCTGCCGATTGCCACATGATTCAGCATGCTCTGGGAAAAACCTGTGTTCCGAATCAGCCTCAGCGGGTGATTGCATTGAGCGTTCCCACCCTGGGCGATGCGCTGGCACTGGGCGTTAAGCCGAGCGCATCTATTGTTTACTTTGACAATCCGCCTCCTTATCTCGCAGGGCATCTAGAATCCATTGAGATCCTGGGCAAAGAAGAACAGCCCAACATTGAAAAAATATTGGTGTTGAAACCCGATTTGATCATTGGCATCAAACATTCAACTGAAGCGATCTACAATCAACTTTCTCAAATTGCACCGACGGTGGTGGACGATTGGGAGGGATATCCATCCTGGCAAGACCATTTCAACTTTGTGGCTGAAGTGTTGGGTAAAACCGAGGAAGCAAAACAGGTTTGGGCAAATTATCACCAACGGATTGACTCTTTAAAGACAGCTCTAGGGAATCGCCTTCAAGATCTGGAAATCTCCTTCGTGCATATCTGCTGCGGCACGATCGACATTGACTTAAAGAATTCGTTTAATGGCAGCATTCTTGCCGATGTTGGGGTACGCCGTCCTCCTGCTCAAGCCGTGTCCATTGCAGGAGGGATTACATTGCTTTCAGAGGAACGGCTGATGGATATTGATGGTGACATCCTCTTTGTTGCAACTGCTGGTGAAGAATCCACCCAAAAATTAGCAGCACTGAAGCAAAAACCCTTGTGGAAGAACCTGAGAGCCGTTCAGCACGATCGGGTATATCCAGTTAATTACCCAACCTGGAGAGGCGGAAATCCCCTAGCTGCGGATGCCGTCATTGATGATTTATTCAAGTATTTGGTGAATGGTGCTCAACCAATCTGA